One Mycolicibacterium sarraceniae genomic window carries:
- a CDS encoding type IV toxin-antitoxin system AbiEi family antitoxin domain-containing protein, with protein sequence MEVTEMPTQRGQYNRSGVEAARRSILESHNQFWRTADIDTAPSTAQRLLADLVKRGELRHIRRGLYWRGTKTPLGMAPPAPQALAIELAGGPGAGPAGLSAANALRLSTQIPRRADYALVGRPPTSAPTVRFVDRSTRRGRAEHALAPTEVAALEVLDGWDRLIETGPEEAMDRLSELIKSGSIDAPRMASAGATEPGPSRARLRHLMHRAGRPDLADAVPAADPRTAAQALFGLASVDRRWERRPRGGPSSLSVPMWSLV encoded by the coding sequence ATGGAGGTGACTGAGATGCCGACCCAGCGCGGCCAGTACAACCGGAGCGGCGTCGAGGCCGCCCGGCGTTCCATCCTGGAATCCCACAACCAGTTCTGGCGCACCGCCGACATCGACACCGCCCCCTCGACCGCGCAGCGGCTGCTGGCAGACCTGGTGAAGCGGGGGGAACTGCGCCATATCCGCAGAGGGCTGTACTGGCGTGGCACCAAGACTCCGCTGGGAATGGCACCGCCTGCCCCACAGGCCTTGGCCATCGAGTTGGCCGGCGGCCCAGGTGCCGGCCCGGCGGGCCTGTCGGCGGCCAACGCACTGCGACTGTCCACCCAGATCCCCCGCCGCGCCGATTACGCACTGGTGGGGCGCCCACCCACCAGCGCCCCTACGGTGCGTTTCGTGGACCGTTCCACCCGGCGAGGCCGCGCCGAGCACGCCTTGGCGCCCACCGAGGTGGCGGCGCTGGAAGTGCTAGACGGCTGGGACCGGCTGATCGAAACCGGACCGGAGGAAGCGATGGACCGATTGTCGGAACTAATCAAATCAGGCAGCATCGACGCGCCCCGCATGGCATCGGCCGGCGCCACCGAGCCCGGACCATCTCGAGCACGATTGCGCCACCTCATGCACCGCGCCGGGCGCCCGGATCTCGCCGACGCGGTTCCGGCTGCCGACCCGCGCACCGCGGCACAGGCGCTGTTCGGTCTAGCAAGTGTTGACCGTCGCTGGGAACGACGACCACGGGGTGGGCCTTCGTCGTTGAGCGTGCCGATGTGGT
- a CDS encoding ApeA N-terminal domain 1-containing protein translates to MPGVLCWEPDDGATLELIGGFSPGPEFRENPAGGWVATEIVGDVRPGTIYGESAAGELISIWDAQRGSHTVGFGGGVREEFWPSSWICVGAHIISPQEPALVKATVTIDEIYYLTDDGRFCAPQWAKIEGVEHPGSAIYLARLRKRERLTHAGKSILKLAKLFATFVERLEDEFGAWQYPPVSAGVFGSEVRGTMTRDSDAVCFWLVRLGRLTLFGAQEPKRWCKRSLRMCLAG, encoded by the coding sequence GTGCCGGGAGTGCTTTGCTGGGAGCCCGATGACGGTGCGACCCTGGAGCTGATCGGTGGCTTCTCCCCGGGACCCGAGTTCCGCGAGAATCCGGCCGGCGGATGGGTCGCTACTGAGATCGTGGGCGACGTGCGGCCTGGGACGATCTACGGGGAATCGGCTGCCGGAGAACTGATTTCCATCTGGGATGCTCAGCGAGGCAGCCACACGGTGGGTTTCGGCGGCGGGGTGCGTGAGGAGTTCTGGCCTTCCTCGTGGATTTGCGTCGGTGCGCACATCATCAGCCCGCAAGAGCCGGCATTGGTCAAAGCAACCGTCACCATCGACGAAATTTACTATCTCACCGACGACGGCCGGTTCTGCGCGCCGCAGTGGGCGAAGATCGAAGGTGTTGAACATCCGGGGTCTGCTATATATCTGGCTCGACTGAGGAAACGGGAGCGCTTGACGCACGCGGGGAAGTCGATCCTGAAGTTGGCAAAGCTCTTCGCCACGTTTGTCGAACGGCTCGAAGATGAATTTGGCGCCTGGCAGTACCCGCCGGTGTCCGCTGGGGTGTTTGGCTCAGAGGTGCGCGGCACGATGACACGGGATAGCGACGCGGTCTGTTTCTGGTTGGTGCGACTGGGACGCCTGACGCTGTTTGGGGCGCAAGAACCGAAGCGATGGTGCAAAAGGTCCTTGCGTATGTGCCTAGCCGGCTAA
- the nicT gene encoding Nickel transporter NicT: protein MATSETTDSPAGGFAQFRRSLSHADKRSLFGMYGFIIALHLIGFGVLFAFVVPEHYRLGGDHPVFTVGVGILAYTFGLRHAFDADHIAAVDNTTRKLIADNLQNRVDRKPLSVGFWFSLGHSTIVFTLAFLLSVGVRALVGPVEDENSPLHTITGMIGPSVSGVFLWIIGILNLIALLGIIKVFRELRQGRYDEAELEKQLDSRGFMNRFLGGLTKSVTKPWHIYPIGVLFGLGFDTATEVGLLVLAGGAAAFNLPFYAILVLPILFAAGMSLMDTTDGVFMNYAYGWAFAKPVRKIFYNMTITTLSVAVALIIGTIELVGVIADRLHIESGPLAAIANIDLDYVGYIIVALFVISWLLAISIWRFGRIEERWSTNLSG from the coding sequence ATGGCCACATCGGAGACCACAGATTCGCCTGCCGGCGGTTTTGCTCAGTTTCGGCGCTCCTTGTCCCATGCAGACAAGCGGTCACTTTTTGGCATGTACGGCTTCATCATCGCGCTTCACCTGATCGGCTTCGGGGTGCTGTTCGCCTTCGTCGTTCCCGAGCACTACCGCCTCGGCGGCGACCATCCCGTCTTCACCGTCGGCGTCGGAATCCTGGCCTACACCTTCGGATTACGCCACGCATTCGATGCCGACCACATCGCGGCCGTCGACAACACCACTCGTAAACTCATCGCCGACAACCTCCAGAACCGCGTCGACCGCAAACCCCTATCGGTCGGGTTCTGGTTCTCCCTCGGCCACTCCACCATCGTGTTCACTCTGGCATTCCTACTGTCCGTCGGAGTGCGGGCCCTCGTAGGCCCGGTCGAGGACGAGAACTCCCCGCTGCACACCATCACCGGCATGATCGGCCCGTCAGTGTCCGGGGTGTTCCTCTGGATCATCGGCATCCTCAACCTCATCGCCCTGCTGGGCATCATCAAGGTGTTCCGCGAACTGCGGCAAGGCCGATACGACGAGGCCGAACTCGAAAAGCAGCTCGACTCGCGCGGATTCATGAACCGCTTCCTCGGTGGGCTGACCAAGTCAGTGACCAAGCCGTGGCACATCTACCCCATCGGCGTTCTGTTCGGGCTGGGCTTCGACACCGCCACCGAAGTCGGTCTGTTGGTCTTGGCCGGCGGCGCCGCAGCGTTCAATCTGCCCTTCTACGCCATCCTGGTGCTACCGATCCTGTTCGCAGCCGGTATGTCCCTGATGGACACCACCGACGGCGTCTTCATGAACTACGCCTACGGCTGGGCCTTCGCCAAACCCGTCCGCAAGATCTTCTACAACATGACCATCACCACCCTGTCGGTGGCCGTCGCCCTCATCATCGGCACCATCGAACTCGTCGGCGTCATAGCCGACCGGCTGCACATCGAATCCGGCCCGCTGGCCGCAATCGCCAACATCGACCTCGACTACGTCGGCTACATCATCGTCGCCCTGTTCGTCATCTCCTGGCTTCTCGCCATCTCGATCTGGCGATTCGGCCGCATCGAAGAACGCTGGTCCACCAACCTCAGCGGGTGA
- a CDS encoding ArsR/SmtB family transcription factor, translating to MAKHATIGRESAVTEVDTATWAARFDMLSDPNRLEILLAMHRTPDICVSDLAEAVGRTENAVSQALRVLRRQGWVRSVRVGRTVNYQLDEGTVHDLLHWIGARRS from the coding sequence ATTGCAAAGCATGCAACGATCGGGCGCGAGTCGGCCGTGACCGAGGTAGATACCGCCACATGGGCGGCGCGCTTCGACATGCTGTCCGACCCCAACCGGTTAGAGATCCTGCTGGCAATGCACCGCACACCAGACATCTGTGTCAGCGATCTGGCGGAAGCGGTCGGCCGTACGGAGAACGCAGTGTCGCAGGCTCTCCGGGTTTTACGCCGCCAGGGGTGGGTTAGGTCGGTCCGAGTCGGACGCACAGTGAATTACCAGCTAGACGAGGGCACGGTGCATGACCTGCTGCATTGGATCGGCGCCCGCCGAAGCTAA
- a CDS encoding superoxide dismutase, with amino-acid sequence MAEYSLPELDYDYGALEPHISGQINEIHHSKHHATYVKGLNDTIAKLEEARANDDHAAIFLNEKNLAFHLGGHVNHSIWWKNLSPNGGDKPEGDLAAAIDDQFGSFDKFRAQFTAAANGLQGSGWAVLGYDTLGNRLLTFQLYDQQANVPLGIIPLLQVDMWEHAYYLQYKNVKADYVKAFWNVVNWADVQDRYAAATTKTAGLIF; translated from the coding sequence ATGGCTGAGTACTCCTTGCCCGAGCTGGATTACGATTACGGCGCGTTGGAGCCCCATATCTCTGGGCAGATCAACGAGATTCACCACAGCAAGCACCACGCGACGTACGTCAAAGGTCTCAACGACACGATCGCCAAACTTGAGGAAGCGCGCGCCAACGACGATCACGCCGCGATCTTCCTCAACGAGAAGAACCTCGCCTTCCACCTCGGCGGGCACGTGAATCATTCGATCTGGTGGAAGAACCTCTCCCCAAACGGTGGCGACAAGCCAGAGGGGGATCTCGCCGCGGCCATCGACGACCAGTTCGGCTCGTTCGACAAGTTCCGCGCCCAGTTCACCGCGGCGGCCAACGGCTTGCAGGGCTCTGGGTGGGCAGTGCTGGGCTACGACACCCTCGGAAACCGATTGCTGACATTCCAGCTGTACGACCAGCAGGCCAATGTGCCGCTCGGCATCATTCCGCTGCTGCAGGTCGACATGTGGGAGCACGCCTACTATTTGCAGTACAAGAATGTCAAAGCCGACTATGTGAAAGCCTTTTGGAATGTGGTCAATTGGGCCGACGTGCAAGATCGCTACGCCGCGGCTACAACGAAGACCGCGGGCCTGATCTTCTAA